The Streptomyces tendae genome has a window encoding:
- the glpK gene encoding glycerol kinase GlpK — protein MPEFVGAVDQGTTSTRFMIFDHAGNEVAKHQLEHQQILPRSGWVEHDPVEIWERTNTVIQNALRDGGLTASDLRAIGITNQRETTVVWDPRTGRPYYNAIVWQDTRTDSIAAALERDGHGDTIRHKAGLPPATYFSGGKIKWLLDNVDGLREAAEAGNALFGNTDAWVLWNLTGGPNGGIHATDVTNASRTMLMNLETLDWDDELLGIFGIPRSMLPAIHPSSDAEAYGQARTSRPLGAAVPITGVLGDQHAATVGQVCFSPGEAKNTYGTGNFLVLNTGTELVRSQNGLLTTVAYQFAGSPAVYALEGSIAVTGAAVQWLRDQLKIIGSAPDSEQLARSVEDNGGMYFVPAFSGLFAPYWRSDARGAIVGLSRFNTGAHIARATLEAICYQSRDVVEAMEQDSGVHLDVLKVDGGVTANDLCMQIQADVLGVPVSRPVVAETTALGAAYAAGLATGFWSDTDELRSHWQESKRWEPQWSEDRRQQGFQDWKRAVERTLDWVTVD, from the coding sequence ATGCCCGAATTCGTCGGCGCGGTGGACCAGGGGACCACCAGCACCCGCTTCATGATCTTCGATCATGCCGGTAACGAGGTGGCCAAGCACCAGCTGGAGCACCAGCAGATCCTGCCCCGTTCCGGCTGGGTCGAGCACGACCCGGTGGAGATCTGGGAGCGCACCAACACGGTGATCCAGAACGCGCTGCGCGACGGCGGCCTGACGGCCTCCGACCTGCGGGCCATCGGCATCACCAACCAGCGCGAGACGACCGTCGTCTGGGATCCGCGTACCGGCCGTCCGTACTACAACGCAATCGTCTGGCAGGACACCCGCACCGACAGCATCGCCGCCGCCCTCGAGCGTGACGGCCACGGCGACACCATCCGCCACAAGGCGGGACTGCCGCCGGCCACCTACTTCTCCGGCGGCAAGATCAAGTGGCTGCTGGACAACGTGGACGGGCTGCGCGAGGCCGCCGAGGCGGGCAACGCCCTGTTCGGCAACACGGACGCCTGGGTGCTGTGGAACCTGACCGGCGGCCCCAACGGCGGCATCCACGCCACGGACGTCACCAACGCCAGCCGCACCATGCTGATGAACCTGGAGACCCTCGACTGGGACGACGAGCTGCTCGGCATCTTCGGCATCCCCCGGTCGATGCTCCCGGCCATCCACCCCTCGTCGGACGCCGAGGCGTACGGCCAGGCCCGCACCTCCCGCCCGCTGGGCGCCGCCGTGCCGATCACCGGCGTCCTCGGCGACCAGCACGCGGCCACCGTGGGCCAGGTCTGCTTCTCCCCCGGCGAGGCCAAGAACACCTACGGCACCGGCAACTTCCTGGTGCTGAACACCGGCACCGAGCTGGTGCGCTCGCAGAACGGGCTGCTGACGACGGTGGCCTACCAGTTCGCCGGCAGCCCGGCGGTCTACGCGCTGGAGGGTTCCATCGCGGTGACCGGCGCGGCGGTGCAGTGGCTGCGCGACCAGTTGAAGATCATCGGGAGCGCCCCGGACAGCGAGCAGCTGGCGCGGTCGGTGGAGGACAACGGCGGCATGTACTTCGTGCCGGCCTTCTCCGGCCTGTTCGCCCCCTACTGGCGCTCCGACGCCCGGGGCGCCATCGTCGGCCTGTCCCGGTTCAACACCGGAGCCCACATCGCGCGGGCCACGCTGGAGGCGATCTGCTACCAGAGCCGTGACGTGGTCGAGGCGATGGAGCAGGACTCCGGGGTGCACCTGGACGTGCTCAAGGTCGACGGCGGCGTCACCGCGAACGACCTGTGCATGCAGATCCAGGCGGATGTGCTCGGGGTGCCGGTCAGCCGGCCCGTGGTCGCCGAGACCACCGCGCTGGGAGCCGCCTACGCGGCGGGGCTCGCCACCGGATTCTGGAGCGACACCGACGAACTGCGCTCGCACTGGCAGGAGTCGAAGCGCTGGGAGCCGCAGTGGAGCGAGGACCGGCGTCAGCAGGGCTTCCAGGACTGGAAGCGGGCCGTCGAGCGCACCCTGGACTGGGTCACGGTCGACTGA
- a CDS encoding glutathione-independent formaldehyde dehydrogenase: MKAVVYKGPFEVAVEDVDNPTIQHPNDVIVRVTSTAICGSDLHMYEGRTAAEPGITFGHENMGTIAEVGPGVTSLKEGDRVVMPFNVACGFCRNCVEGFTGYCLTVNPGFPGGAYGYVAMGPWKGGQAEYLRVPYADFNCLKLPPGTEHEQDFVLLADIFPTGYHGCELAQVRPGESVTVYGAGPVGLMAAYSALLRGAKKVFVVDRVAERLQKAEEIGAVPINFAEGDPVEQIQDQTEGMGTDKGIDAVGYQASAGGGTDREEPATVLNSLVRTVRATGMLGIPGLYVPSDPGAPDEQSKQGMLLVAVGKLFEKGLKLGTGQCNVKRYNRQLRDMIIEGRAKPSFVVSHELPLDQAPSAYDKFDKRIEGYTKVVLHP; encoded by the coding sequence ATGAAGGCCGTCGTGTACAAGGGACCGTTCGAGGTCGCCGTCGAGGACGTGGACAACCCCACGATCCAGCATCCGAACGACGTGATCGTCCGGGTCACCTCGACCGCCATCTGCGGCTCCGACCTGCACATGTACGAGGGCCGCACGGCCGCCGAGCCCGGCATCACCTTCGGTCACGAGAACATGGGCACCATCGCCGAGGTCGGCCCGGGCGTCACCTCGCTCAAGGAGGGCGACCGCGTGGTCATGCCCTTCAACGTCGCCTGCGGCTTCTGCCGCAACTGTGTCGAGGGCTTCACCGGCTACTGCCTCACCGTGAACCCGGGCTTCCCGGGCGGCGCCTACGGCTATGTCGCCATGGGCCCCTGGAAGGGTGGACAGGCGGAGTACCTGCGGGTGCCCTACGCCGACTTCAACTGCCTGAAGCTGCCGCCGGGCACCGAGCACGAGCAGGACTTCGTGCTGCTGGCGGACATCTTCCCCACCGGCTACCACGGCTGCGAACTCGCCCAGGTACGCCCCGGCGAGAGCGTCACGGTGTACGGCGCCGGTCCGGTCGGGCTGATGGCCGCGTACTCGGCGCTGCTGCGCGGCGCGAAGAAGGTGTTCGTGGTCGACCGGGTGGCCGAGCGGCTGCAGAAGGCCGAGGAGATCGGCGCCGTGCCGATCAACTTCGCGGAGGGCGACCCGGTCGAGCAGATCCAGGACCAGACCGAGGGCATGGGCACCGACAAGGGCATCGACGCCGTCGGCTACCAGGCCTCGGCGGGCGGCGGCACGGACCGCGAGGAACCGGCGACCGTGCTGAACTCGCTGGTCCGCACGGTCCGCGCCACCGGCATGCTCGGCATCCCCGGGCTGTACGTCCCGTCCGACCCGGGCGCCCCGGACGAGCAGTCCAAGCAGGGCATGCTGCTCGTCGCGGTCGGCAAGCTCTTCGAGAAGGGCCTGAAGCTCGGCACCGGCCAGTGCAACGTCAAGCGCTACAACCGGCAGCTCCGCGACATGATCATCGAGGGCCGGGCCAAGCCCAGCTTCGTGGTCTCGCACGAACTGCCGCTGGACCAGGCTCCGTCGGCGTACGACAAGTTCGACAAGCGCATCGAGGGCTACACCAAGGTGGTGCTGCACCCGTAA
- the pip gene encoding prolyl aminopeptidase — protein sequence MARYPEIEPYDHGMLDVGDGNRLYWETSGNPRGKPAVVLHGGPGSGAGAGLRRYFDPAAYRIVLFHQRGAGRSEPSAADPATDMGVNTTPHLMADLERLRAHLGIERWLVWGVSFGSALGLRYAQTHPGVVSELVLTGVTTGSPAEVGLLTRGLGQIFPEAHARFLAELPEGRRAGNLAAAYNRLLESPDPEVRARAAQAWTDWETAIIPAPPGSVERFRDPAYRLSFARTVTHYWGNDHFFGDGGEEGVVLRDAHLLKGIPGTLVQGSLDFGNLLGIVWRLHHAWPDSELIVVDDAGHDAGATGDDALVAATDRYARRPA from the coding sequence ATGGCCAGGTATCCCGAGATCGAACCGTACGACCACGGCATGCTCGACGTCGGTGACGGCAACCGCCTCTACTGGGAGACCAGCGGGAACCCGCGCGGCAAGCCCGCGGTGGTGCTGCACGGCGGCCCCGGTTCGGGGGCCGGTGCCGGTCTGCGGCGCTACTTCGATCCCGCCGCCTACCGCATCGTGCTGTTCCACCAGCGCGGCGCGGGACGGTCGGAGCCCTCGGCGGCCGACCCCGCCACCGACATGGGCGTCAACACGACCCCGCACCTCATGGCCGACCTGGAGCGGCTCCGCGCCCATCTGGGCATCGAGCGGTGGCTGGTGTGGGGCGTGTCCTTCGGCTCGGCCCTGGGCCTGCGGTACGCGCAGACGCACCCCGGCGTGGTGTCCGAACTCGTCCTGACCGGCGTGACCACCGGCTCCCCCGCGGAGGTCGGCCTGCTGACGCGGGGCCTCGGCCAGATCTTCCCGGAGGCACACGCGCGTTTCCTCGCCGAACTGCCCGAGGGCCGGCGGGCCGGCAACCTGGCCGCCGCGTACAACAGGCTGCTGGAGTCACCCGACCCGGAGGTCAGGGCCCGGGCGGCCCAGGCATGGACGGACTGGGAGACGGCGATCATCCCCGCCCCGCCCGGTTCCGTCGAGCGGTTCCGCGACCCCGCGTACCGCCTGAGCTTCGCCCGCACCGTCACCCACTACTGGGGCAACGACCACTTCTTCGGGGACGGGGGAGAGGAAGGCGTCGTCCTGCGCGACGCCCACCTCCTCAAGGGCATCCCCGGCACCCTGGTCCAGGGCAGCCTCGACTTCGGCAACCTTCTCGGCATCGTCTGGCGGCTGCACCACGCCTGGCCGGACAGCGAGCTGATCGTCGTCGACGACGCCGGCCACGACGCGGGCGCGACCGGCGACGACGCCCTGGTGGCGGCGACGGACCGGTACGCCCGCCGCCCGGCCTGA
- a CDS encoding uracil-DNA glycosylase yields the protein MDPRGLTRLDRRISGCRACPRLVDWREEVARTKRAAFADWTYWGRPVPGFGPSDARLLIIGLAPAAHGGNRTGRMFTGDRSGDVLYQALYDVGLASQPTSTHADDGLELYGVRVTAPVHCAPPANKPSPAERDTCRPWLVQELHLLRPTVRAAVVLGAFGWQAALPAFAEAGWTVPRPRPAFGHGTHVVLGAADGPSLGLFGCFHVSQRNTFTGKLTPAMLRDVLRTAAEAAGLSPT from the coding sequence ATGGATCCCCGTGGCCTGACCCGGCTCGACCGGCGCATCAGCGGCTGCCGTGCCTGCCCCCGGCTGGTCGACTGGCGCGAGGAGGTCGCCCGCACCAAGCGGGCCGCGTTCGCGGACTGGACGTACTGGGGCAGGCCGGTGCCCGGCTTCGGGCCGTCGGACGCGCGCCTTCTGATCATCGGCCTCGCCCCCGCCGCCCACGGCGGCAACCGCACCGGCCGGATGTTCACCGGCGACCGCTCCGGCGACGTGCTCTACCAGGCGCTGTACGACGTGGGGCTCGCCTCCCAGCCCACTTCCACGCACGCCGACGACGGACTGGAGCTGTACGGGGTCCGCGTCACCGCGCCCGTGCACTGCGCCCCGCCCGCCAACAAGCCCAGTCCGGCCGAACGGGACACCTGCCGCCCCTGGCTGGTGCAGGAGCTGCACCTGCTCCGGCCGACGGTCCGGGCGGCGGTCGTCCTCGGCGCCTTCGGGTGGCAGGCGGCGCTGCCCGCGTTCGCCGAGGCCGGCTGGACGGTGCCCCGGCCGCGGCCCGCCTTCGGACATGGCACCCACGTGGTGCTGGGCGCCGCCGACGGGCCGTCGCTCGGTCTGTTCGGCTGCTTCCACGTCAGCCAGCGCAACACCTTCACCGGCAAGCTCACCCCCGCGATGCTCCGGGACGTCCTGCGCACGGCAGCCGAAGCGGCCGGACTGAGCCCCACGTAA
- a CDS encoding RNA-binding S4 domain-containing protein, whose product MVAEGARDDKVAGAAGDAAADGPADGAGTTPEPADPKIAAAVAAAEAAGPQNGETVRIDSWIWAVRLVKTRSMGAAACKGGHVRVNGERVKPSHSVRVGDEVRVRVETRERVVFVKRLIRKRVGAPVAVQCYIDNSPPPPPREAVAPAGVRDRGAGRPTKRDRREMERLRALGGPGPFGGFAGPAAPGSPSAGTSAGTDGPGGPAGPGGRGKPGGRGTGGGSRRGRNR is encoded by the coding sequence ATGGTTGCGGAGGGTGCGCGGGACGACAAGGTGGCCGGTGCGGCCGGTGACGCGGCGGCGGACGGGCCCGCCGACGGCGCGGGGACGACGCCCGAGCCGGCGGACCCGAAGATCGCCGCGGCGGTGGCGGCCGCCGAGGCGGCCGGACCGCAGAACGGCGAGACCGTGCGGATCGACAGCTGGATCTGGGCGGTACGGCTGGTGAAGACCCGGTCCATGGGGGCGGCCGCCTGCAAGGGCGGGCACGTCCGGGTGAACGGCGAGCGGGTGAAGCCCTCGCACTCCGTGCGCGTCGGTGACGAGGTGCGGGTGCGCGTCGAGACTCGGGAGCGGGTCGTCTTCGTGAAGCGGCTGATCCGCAAGCGGGTGGGCGCCCCGGTGGCCGTCCAGTGCTACATCGACAACTCGCCGCCGCCCCCGCCCCGCGAGGCCGTCGCCCCGGCCGGTGTCCGCGACCGCGGCGCGGGCCGCCCGACCAAGCGCGACCGCCGGGAGATGGAGCGGCTGCGGGCGCTGGGCGGCCCCGGCCCGTTCGGCGGGTTCGCGGGTCCGGCCGCTCCCGGCTCCCCGTCCGCAGGAACGTCCGCAGGAACCGACGGACCCGGTGGACCCGCCGGACCCGGCGGGCGCGGCAAGCCCGGGGGCCGGGGCACGGGCGGCGGCAGCCGCAGGGGCCGGAACAGGTGA
- a CDS encoding class I SAM-dependent methyltransferase, giving the protein MKPTMREGHEGTGPGVITPDGCAVELYERLPVGEEPDVVAAAVPAGARILELGSGVGRMTHALVERGFEMTAVDESAEMLRRVRGARTICGPVERLDLGETFDVVLLASFLVHTGDTEVRRGMLRTCVRHLAEGGCVLIQREGEDYHTDVPRERTDPAGFTVRIVSVEPLGDGVDSVHAEYVFPDATWTQTFRARPLTREQFEAALAEEGLRVDRYLTEDRMWVRAVPVSRG; this is encoded by the coding sequence ATGAAACCGACGATGCGTGAAGGCCATGAGGGGACGGGGCCCGGGGTGATCACCCCGGACGGCTGCGCGGTGGAGCTGTACGAGCGGCTGCCCGTGGGGGAGGAGCCGGACGTCGTCGCCGCCGCGGTGCCGGCCGGGGCGCGGATCCTGGAGCTGGGCAGCGGTGTCGGGCGGATGACCCACGCACTGGTGGAGCGCGGCTTCGAGATGACGGCGGTGGACGAGTCCGCCGAGATGCTGCGGCGCGTCCGCGGGGCGCGGACGATATGCGGCCCCGTGGAGCGGCTCGACCTCGGTGAGACGTTCGACGTGGTGCTGCTCGCCTCGTTCCTCGTGCACACGGGGGACACGGAGGTGCGGCGGGGCATGCTGCGCACCTGCGTGCGGCACCTGGCGGAGGGCGGGTGCGTGCTGATCCAGCGGGAGGGCGAGGACTACCACACCGACGTGCCGCGCGAGCGGACCGACCCGGCGGGCTTCACGGTGCGGATCGTGTCGGTGGAGCCGCTGGGTGACGGCGTCGACTCGGTACACGCGGAGTACGTGTTCCCGGACGCGACCTGGACGCAGACGTTCCGGGCGCGCCCGCTGACCAGGGAGCAGTTCGAGGCCGCACTCGCGGAGGAGGGGCTGAGGGTGGACCGGTACCTGACCGAGGACCGGATGTGGGTGAGGGCGGTGCCGGTGTCCCGCGGCTGA